The genomic stretch atcaattttttttatatagaaaaaCAAGTTCTGCAAATTATTGTATAAAGATCATAAATTAGTTGATGTTTAAGAAGTATTTATTTAACAAGGACATGAATATGGTATTTGCACTCAAGAGCCAAGTAAGTTGTGTTCTATTTGCTGGTCATCAACTGTATGCTACATATAGTTTTGGCAGCTGAGGATCTCCCCCTTAGATGGCTGTAAGGTCCTATTtcattatgattattgttactGTCTTTAGTATGCTAATCCTTTCGATACAAAGAAGATATTGGGTTCTCTACTTGACTGGTAACCTACTTGAATCTGAACATGTGCAGTTGAGGTGATGGGAGGGAACATTGTTTCCGTGGTTAAAACAGAGGATCTGAAAGGAATAGTTGGAAGTACACAAGTGGTTGATTATGGAGAGGCTATTGTGATGCCAGGCTTGGTTGATGTGTAAGATGAGGAAACCATCTAGCAcagtttatttccttttttatgcAATGGAGATGCACCTAAATATGCCCCACTTTGTCATCCCTTTCTTGCAGTCATGCATATGCTTACCAACTTATCATCTTTACTTATATTTTGTGTAAAATATTGTCTTTATATATAttgtttgcactcattatggatAATTTAACCAAGCACATTCAAGATCCAATTCCGTGGTGTGTGTTATTCTCTGATGACATTGTTCTTGTAGATGAAATAATGGAAgagattaatactaaactggagctttggagatcaagcttggaatcaaaaggttttatgataagcagaacgaagacagagtatatgagATGCCCTTTCAATCTAACTAGGGAAGGGGAGGGGGTAGTGAGACTTGGGGAACATGAGCTACCCCAGAGGGACGGTTTTAAATACGTGGGGTTCATCATTAACAAAgagggtgatatagaggatgatgttgcccacagaattaaagcaggacggatgaaatggagaggtgcgtcaggagtgttatgtgacaaaagaatgcctattaaactcaagggTAAATTTTATAGGATGCTTATATGCCCAACTATGACATATggagcggaatgttgggcagttaagaagagtGATCTAAATAAACTGAGTGAAGCGGAGATAAGGATGTTGAGAGGGTTGTGTGGCAAGACCAGGAGGGGTATAGTAAGGAATGAGGGTATTAGAAACCagttgggggttgcaccaataGAAGACAAGCTCGACAAGCTCCGCGAGAGTTGGTTGAGATGGTATGGCCATGTGCAATGGAGACCGTTGGATGCCCCAATAAGGAAGAGTGAAGTGATTCAGTTGGAGGGAGCCAAAAGAGGAAGGGGCAGGCCTAAATTGACTATGGAAGAAGTgataagaaaagatatgcattcGGTTGggcttgattcgagtatgaccGCGggtagagttttgtggaggacaaggacctgTGTAGCCCAccccttgtaggggatgttccggTGATGCATCTTTGACTAcagctttattttcttctcttatctcctttctctcttcattttaattcTCTTGTGTTGcgtctttttatcctttttccatatcggatccatgtagccgaccccatttagttgggataacgTTATGATTGTTGTTTTTTTGTATTAAGACGTCAAATTAATTTAAGTAGTTCCAACTGTACATATAGAAAATAAAGTAACTGCCTGGAAGAATAAACACATGGACAATTGATTAGAAGACTGGGCTTCTTCAATAGCAAACGGAAGTGTATAATATCTATACTGATATTGAAGACTTGGTTTCCTTTCCAATCAACTCATTGCAGCTGTTATTGGAGAAAAAGTTAGGGGAGATATTGGTGTAACATACTGTATGTTGGGTATAGGTGCAACACAGGCTGAGAAGACAACTTCATTTGTGAAATAGGTTGTCTGTTGCTACTATTAGGATTCCTTAATTGATTACTATCTCATCACATCTGTATACAAGGAAATAAGCCATCTTTATCCTGCTTCCACTGAGATGAGTCAGTCAAGTACAAGAAAGATCACTGAGTGAATGCTCTAGGGACAGGTGACATGGTGTGGTTGAAGTGCTCTAGAAGGACaagggggaaaaataaaaaaggacagGGATGATGGATTACAGTAGTGAGGAACACTTGGAAGCTAATGGCTCTAGATAGATCACAATAATGATTTCTTTACCATGCCCTAGGTCATTGGGGCAAGGATCGGTGCAAGGCAGTTGAGTTCATTACAGACTCAAAGGTCTACCATGTGAAATTCTGTTCTGCAACCCCTGGACATATTTAATGTTAAGTAAATACCTCTAATCATATCTATACAACATGTTCCATAAGCAAATCTGGACATCTTTGTACTCATCCTGAAAGAACTTTCACCTCCACTATCTTAGAGAGACAAATATTGGGACAAATATCTAGAGTGTGCTCTACAAGACCTGCCATTGTGGAGCAGGATGCTGGGCAACCTAGAAGCAAAACATACAGCTGAGTTGGAGCTATTGAATTGAATGGTTGGTAGCATAAATAGGTGACAAGATGCTGGAAAGTTGATTAAGATGATTGTGTCATGTAtaataaagaacaaaataaCTAGTGGAAAATGATGGGGTGCAATGTTGAAGAAGCTGGATGCCAAAAATGAATTGGTTGAAGTAGGGAAGAAGACATTATGCCTTTGATCTAATAGGATATATGGCCCTGGATATATTGCTGTGTAGAGAAGGATTGATGTAGTTCCAGGTTTCAGGAAAATATTTGTTGAGTTGGAgtgtttgaaaatatttttctactGAGTGCAGGTTACTTTCCATTAATTTCATGTGTATTTAATTCTGGCAtgtgaaatttaaaatgtatgaAATTAAGGgcatagaaaaattaaaatgttAGAATTCACTTTCATGAGCAATTAAATCAACTGGATGCATGCTTGCAGTCTCTTTCCTAACAAGTTCCTTATACTTTTTTtatctgcattttttttttaaatattgaatGACGGCAGACATGCACACCTTGATGAACCTGGAAGGGCAGAATGGGAAGGATTTTCAACTGGGACTAAAGCAGCAGCTGCTGGTAACTGTACTTGGTACCCTTCTTTCTGTATTTGAAGTTCATGTACAAAAACCATGTTTCTCTAACTGAAATATTATGGAGAACTGAGTAACACACAGTATGCATCTTGACAACATTACCTGATAATGCAGGCAACCGTTTACTTTTCTTTCATTACctatgcaaaatctgatgaagcaTTCACTGCAAGTGATGATTGCAGGTGGTATAACAACACTTATTGACATGCCCCTTAATAGTTATCCCTCAACGGTATCCGAGGAAGCACTTAGACTCAAGGTTTGAATGCTTGATAAAGTTTgtacttcttcattttctttctgaCTATGCTAGGAGTCTCTCTAGTTACAGTCTATCCTGCATTCTGCTCTAGCTGTCTCTCTGATTTACTTATCCTATTGGGcttaaattatttatttcatgGTTGAGGTTTTCTACTTTGTTTACTTCTAATCATATGCTATATAGTATTTTATCCTACTTCCATTTCACTTATGTGTAATAGGTTGAGGCATCAGAAGACAAACTCTATGTTGATGTCGGTATGTTCTTGGGAACTATATTTTATTGTACTGCTAGTAGCAATATTTAAGTTATAGATGTGTAtatctatttatatatatttattaagcAGGTTTCTGGGGAGGCCTAGTTCCAGAAAATGCATTCAATACAAGTGCTTTGGAAGGTCTCCTGAATGCAGGTGTTCTTGGTTTGAAGGTAACTAACACAGTGGGGGAGATTTTCATTATTtagtaagaaaaattataactATAATCGTCCATGATTCTTCATGAAGACCTGCAAAGAATATATACTTTAGGCCATCAAGTTTAAGTTCTTTACCTATATTTGTAGTTGGTAGATTATCCTGGAAgataatatttgttttcttggtCTTACTATGCCATATATTGAATTGACTGAAATGGTCAAAGAAGTGTAAGATTCTTTAGAACCCAGTTTCACCTAACTTAGTTAATCGTTTTGTATGGTAGTTTATAAATatcaattgaatttttttcctcGACTATGATGTAATGTTGAGTCTCTTTCCATCGACTCCAATTTGTATCTCCTAATCTCCTTCGCTACTAATTGCTCTTATAGAAATATTGCCCGGATCAAAGAACTAACTTTTTGAATTTCTATTCTAGATCTAGGTAATTTTCTAATTTCTGAtgacaaagaaatagaaatttgtttggttaaataaatatattgtaTCAAAGCCTACTTTTACAATTTGGTTCCCTGCTTCTTTTGAATCCTAGCTTTTGGTTTTATTATCTCATTCTGTTCTATTTTGTAAATGACGTTGAATCACTATTCCAAGCATATCAAGGCTGATTACCAATTGTTTCTTTGCAATTTTTTAAGGTCCACAAAAGAgaaaacttttcctaaaaaCCATGTTATAACTGCATATCATGGATAAACTTTTGTTTCATATTTAGACCTGACTTAAAAATGTGATGCTGTGACCTAGGAATTAGAGTTTAATACATCATCTGacatttatttctcttttctctctgtAGTCCTTCATGTGTCCTTCTGGGatcaatgactttcccatgacAAATATAAGCCACATAAAGGTTTGCTTCATGATACTTTTCATTCATTAAACTTAGATATCcagataaaaaaatttcttctcttaCAAAAGTTATGATGATATCcataatttatttcattttcatatTCACGTGCGTATGCACAATGCTTGTGTAGATCGGtatattttctgtttttgcATCCTTGCATGCATGATCTCATCTTACGttcttaaatttaatttttctgtcAGATAGTATGATGTATCTAGTATCTTTTCTTGCAAAGCTGATATACGTTCCTTTTCTTTATTGCTTCAACTTATTTATTTCTGCAGGAGGGACTGCATGTTCTGGCGAAGTACAAAAGACCACTACTTGTGCATGCAGAGGTTCAAGTAGATACTCAAAGCCATGCAGAGCTGAAGGATGGCATTGGTGACGCTCGATCTTATTTAACATATCTCAGGACTAGACCTCCTTCATGGTAAGATAATGGTCAAGAGTTAAATCTCCCATCTTAAATAGAACTGGTAAAACTGCCAAGATATGGGTGAGAGAGAGTTGGGTGGGATGGTTCAGCCCTGTGTGATGAAAgccaatggctgcacaagtggaAAAGCTATAGGTGAAAGTTGAAGTTTTCAAAAGGACAAGTGAAAGGCAAAATGACTGGCTTCAAATATTGAGAAACATAGTCGAGTGGCAGAGCTGGGTTCAAGTTGCCAGTCCAAAGTAGTctggataaggcttagttgagttgtgTTAGCATCAAATTTGATAAATAAATGTTCTACCTGTCAAAGCCCTACTTTTTTTTCAGTGGCTCAAATAACATTGGTCACCACAATAGTGTGGTCTTAGTCAGTTGTATCTTCGGCGATAAAATACACGAGTACTAGCCTATCTCCAAAAAGAGAAATGTCTCTGGTGATCTGTTATGTTCTACAGAAAATGTTGATTATCCTCCAACAAGCCTATCTTATTCTCCCCTGCATAGATACCTTATGCGTCAATCTAACTACCTTCAACTATTACCAAGATAACCACCAAAAGAGTAATTTTCAAGATTGTATTTTGTAAAACTAGTTTTGTGTTAGCTGTGTATTGGTAATAGGTAAAATTATCTTGTACTAATTTAGAATGCAGGACAAGAACTGGTTTTGTTGAAGAGTTTAAGAACTGGTATTAGCTCCTTTTCTCTGTTCTATTCTTCACATGATTTTTCCCCTCCGCCCCTATTTATCTTTTACCAGGGAGGAGGCAGCTATCAGAGAACTATTGACAGTAACAAAAGACACAAGGACTGGTTGGCCTGCAGAAGGAGCTCATCTTCACATTGTTCATCTATCTGATGCAAGTTCTTCCTTGGATCTCATAAAGGTACTTTTTTTCAGCTTTTCAAGTATTCCGGCATACTGCTAGACCAGATGATCGGACTATTAGTGTCATAGCCCACAATGTCCAATTCTTGGTCAAGAGGCTCAAGTAACTGACATAGTATTGGTGAAGCGCTTGCTTTTGTATTCTTGTGAAGTAATAATTATGTATTATGACAATTTATGTTGTTTTTAGTTCTGACTTATGCTATTTCAATGGTCAATCTTGCCACCCTTGACTTTTTATGATATAAATCCACTTAAGCGTCTGTGGTGTGGATTTTATAACTGTAACACATGTTCTATTGAAATAGATAATTTTTAGAGCTAAATCTAATTCCTCTTATTTGGATAAAGGTTAGTTAATTCAAGTACCCACATatatttttactgtttaaaTATACCTGAGAATGCAAGTTTTCAATCTATGTGTAGAGTTTAATGTTCTTGTCAAACTGTGGGAAGAGATTAAATTCAAAAGTGGGTCATGAAGACTGGCAAGTATATTCTGATGAGTAAAGtagccaggaaaaaaaaaaaaaagaaagaaagaaagatgagacCTGGAGAGGAGATAAATGGCCATTAACTGCAAAGAGAAGCATCTCATTCCTAGGAAAGAGGATGTAGTTGCAGGCTTTGTGAAAACATTTTCAACTGGGATTTTATAACATGAATGtgttcacttttatttttatcatccTTAAAAAAATGCTTATCTTCAAGGTTTAGATGTGAGAAAGTGATTCTTGAATAATTTCCATTGTAATCTAACCTGTTTGTATCCTCCAGAACtacatatttttcctaaaatCTAGTGCTTGTTCTTTCTGATTTGTTTTATGAAATGTGGAAGTCCATACAAGTGACCATCTCTGGTATAAAATACTAAAAAGAAGGAATAAGATGAAATTGTAGACACTGCAATAGATAGACAGAGGGATGACCTCGTGAATTTACTcaattctaagccaagaaaactATCCTCGTGAACTCATCTTGTTGCATTTACAGTTTCCTGCTACTCTTGGTTAGATATTATTCTCCCAATTGGAAAACCTAAAATGGCCCAAGGAGTATACATCCAATATTGTTAATTATCTTGAGACATGATTTTGAGAAGCAAGCAATACTTCCTTCCCATACACTAGTTTAAGCAGGTCTATGTTCCCAATACGTTACTTGGCAACGAGCAATTTTTGCTTGAGTAGATTGAAATGGTGAAGTCCTAATAACTTCTGAACTGCCTCCTTATAAATATATTTTCAGTTATACTGTTTCTTGAATAATTTAGATTGCCATCTCATTTATATGTTTCTTACAGGAAGCTAAGAGTAGTGGCGACAGTTTAACTGTTGAAACTTGCCCCCATTATTTGGCATTTTCAGCAGAAGAGATTCAGGATGGGGATACCCGTTTTAAATGCGCTCCACCTATCCGTGATGcaaacaacaaagaaaaactATGGGAGGCTTTGCTGgtattttgaaatttctgtGCTCCTTTGAAATTTattagttttcctttttctattgtttgaCAGTGTTTGATGGCAACTTCATTTAGGGAGGACACATTGACATGTTGAGTTCTGATCATTCACCATCAGTGCCAGAGCTTAAACTTCTTCATGAAGGTGACTTCTTAAAGGCATGGGGTGGCATATCATCTTTGCAGGTTGGTAATCTTTCCTGTCACAATTGGAAGTGGGAAACTAAAAGTCTAAAACTTTCATCCATACCAAATGGTCTAGCAAAATGGttctggaaaaaaaatgttaaaaatctTGGTTCAACAATGTTGGGTGATCAATCCTTTTAGTTACCTATCCATATGATGTTACCAGATTAACTCAATGGGGTGTGAAGAAAAGGATTCAACCTTCTACAccaacaaacacacacacacacgcacacacatgCATGCACATTGTTGGTTCTTCTTGAATTTCTATTGGAACTGGATCTTTACACTGACTGGCAAGCTATAAGTGTGTATGCAGTTTGTTCTTCCAGTAACATGGTCTTATGGGAAAAAGTATGGTATCTCTTTTGAACAATTAGCTTCATTGTGGAGTGAGAGGCCTGCTAAACTTGCAGGGCTAGAATTTAAGGTAATATCaacatatttttattatttttctccaaTTTCTGAGTGCAAAATGCTTTTGCaggcttaaaaaaaaatccatgagcTAGTTCTGAGCATCTTTTCCTATAACAAACTGCCCCCTCTTTCTCGTCTCTGTAGTGTGCCAGTTtttatttatctctttcttTGACACCCTTCTGTAAGTTCACGTATTCAAATTGCAATGTGGATAGTGAATGAAATTCATAAATCTTGTGAATACTTCATGCACTGCTCATCTATCTGCACCAGTCTAGCTTTTAGGTTTATGCATTAGAGTTTGAGGATCAATGTCACTTGCATGTCTTTCACTAAAGTATAGCACTATTATGAGTCCCCTCTATACTATCGGTTCTAGTTTCATTTCTATAACAATTTTTCTGTAACTATGAACAATTGACACAAATGCAGGGAGCGATTGCAACTGGAAACCATGCGGACATTGTAGTATGGGAACCTGATGCTGAATTCGAACTTGATGAGAACCATGCTGCATACCATAAGCATCCTGTATGTATTCCTATTACCAATGATGTTTCTGGGTTCCAAGGTTTGAATTGTTTTCACTTTCTTATAAAGGAagattttctttccatattcttttccttcccaaacaaatgaaaaataagaatagATGTTTCCATTGGATtgaatttttgcatttttttcccaAACAAAGGAAAGATGAAAACTTTTCATGCGACTTTCATTCATCATGATCTGTGGGTCTGTTAAAACATTTCCCTTGGTTCACATTGAGTTCTTGCCCTGAACTTTGCTtctcttaaagatcttcatacCTGTAATATTTTTTGCTCATCCAACAATTCTTAAGAAAAGAACAATGCCCTCCAAAGATTGATCAAGTAAAACCATAATCTTAACTTTTTTGTATTATCTTTGTGTGCTGTATATAGAGTATCTCAGCTTACATGGGAAGAAGACTATCTGGAAGTGTCTTGGCAACATTTGTGAGAGGGAACCTTGTCTACAGTGAAAGGAAGCATGCCACTACTGCCTGTGGTGTCCCAATCCTAGCAAAATAAATGGATAGATTGATGGGTAACTTCCACAGCCGATATCTGAAAGCTCCCAGCTTGTTCTAGATACATTGATCTCCGATACTCAAGACAGATGCTGAGCATCGGAGAGAATTGGACAACATAAGTTTTGTCCTCCATaatcaaaatctttttttctcctcttttgtaTGTGTGAGGTTAGGCTTCTTACAGGTTTCTGGTCTGTACATAGTTTCTTGCTTTCAAATAAATTGTAAATGTTATGACTAATTTTATCaataacaagaagaaaaaagtctcttcacccatggtgaaagGTGGGGCattcttctttcctctattGCACGAATAATCAACCTCCTCTTCACCAAACTGTTACCCAAAAAATTGTTACTTTGTATTATTTATTCTCTCTATAGACAATGGTTCATGGAAGCTAAATCCACAATGGGATCAGTCTACAATTCCAACTTAAACCTAGCCGGAATCAGTCGAGAATTGGACTGAAAACCCAGTTTAAATAGCCCAGAATCGGGATTGACTGATCTGCTCCTGATTCCTAAAACATGCTAAACACTGCTGTAACAAATGCAGAACTCAGAAGCTTCACTCCCTCCGGAATTTGTTTGATTACCTTGATTTGTTCTAGTGGACAATAGTTCTCACTCATCAAATTACTAGTTGATTATTTGATAATGGTCCCCAGTCCAAGTAATTCATAGATGATCTGAAAAAACACCTTACTTGGTAGCTAGCTATTCTTTAGAAGAGTAGGTGTGATAGTTCACTCTTCATTCCCTTTAGAACCTCAAACTACAGTTGGATAAAAGTGATTAAACCAATGCTAGGTTGCATTCTGATCTTCTCCGATGCCAGAGAGAGCTCAGCCACATTCGACAGTGCCCTAAAGAGCTCTCAAATGCTGGATGTACGCTGGGCTCTCTCTGGCGTTGGAGAGGATTTAAATCCTTGCCGCCATTTCTCATTCTATCAGAACAGAATCAAGAAATATTAATTCTGCTCAAGATTGACTCCCACAGAACAAGATTGCAAACGAACCTACCATTCTTGCCGCCAAACGGATCACTTCAAAAAAGGGACCTATCGgtcattttgaaaaatcatGAGGATATATTGGTCCTTTGACCAGGCATCTCAACAGGATaagatggaaaggaaagctGAAAGATCAAAGATGAGAGGAACTGAGGAAGCCTCTTCTTGAGTATACTGATTCTTTAAATGGAACTCTGCAACTGTTTCATTTCCATTAACAAAAGACCTCCAAATTTCTTCCACACAGTCGTTCGAGGTTCCATCAGGAGCTCAGCTTCGACCTCTAATGGTCACGAAACTACAAGGGTTAAGTTAGCAGAGGAACTTCAAAGGGAGACGGAGAGAACTCTAGAATGGCAATCCGTCTGTCTACAAGTATCTAATTTCACTTCTACTAGTATGGGTCTCACCATTGCTCGAAACGGGAATCTTCCTTTTGGTCGGAGCCGGGAAGAAAGCCAGAAGCTGTTGAATCAGACGACGGCTGCGCTGCTCCTTCCTCGGCCATTGAACTTTTCGGGAATCGAAGACATATCGGATATTGTGAGTTCCTCTGTATTGCGACAATTGAGGACAATTAACGAGTTGTGTGCGGTCAAGAGTACTCTTCGATCTGCAAGGGAGTTATATCTGCAGTTGAAGGAGTTATCATTAGATGGTGATTCTATAGATaggtattctctctctctctaataactCTATGGAGATCTATGGTTCAATGGTAAGGAGCACTTACATGGGTTTCACCATATTTTGAAATGAACAGGTACTCACCGCTGCTGGAAATACTTGATAATTGCGATTTCGTGACAGATTTAGAGCAGAAAATCGGATTCTGCATTGATTGTAATCTTTCAGTAATTCTTGACCGGGCTAGTGAAGATTTGGAAATCATTAGGTTAGAAAGAAAGAGGAATATGGAGAACCTAGAATCTCTACTGAAGGAAGTCTCCACTAAGATTTTCCAGGCTGGAGGAATTGACACCCCATTGGTTACCAAGCGTCGGTCGAGGATGTGTGTTGGTGTCAGGGCTTCCCATAAATTTCTGCTTCAAGATGGTGTGGTTCTGGACATTAGCAGCTCTGGAGCAACATACTTTATGGAGCCAAGAGATGCAGTGGAGTTGAACAACATGGAAGTAAGGCTTTCAAGCTCTGAGAATGATGAGAAGCTAGCAATTATTAGTTTGCTTACATCTGAAATAGCGGAATCGGAAAGAAAGATTAAATATTTGTTGGAGAGAATTCTTGAAGTGGATTTTGCTTTTGCTAGAGCTTCTTATGCTCAGTGGATGAATGGGGTCTGCCCAATTTTAGGTCCTGAGGGGAGTAATGGCTCCCAACCTAATAAAACTGAGAATTCTTTATCGGTAGATATTGAAGGTATTCAACATCCCTTGCTCCTCGAGTCCTCTCTAAGAAGCTTGTCCACTGACCCAGTATTAGAATCAGGGAGTTCAATTGGATTGGATAGGGGGAATAGAGCAATTGATCCAGGAAGATTGTCAGAAGGTGGATCTGACTTTCCCGTGCCCATAGATATCAAGGTCAGGCATACAGTTAAGGTGGTTGTTATCTCAGGACCAAATACTGGAGGCAAAACTGCTTCGATGAAGACTCTGGGGTTGGCCTCCCTTATGTCAAAGGCTGGCATGTATTTGCCTGCTAAAAACTACCCAAGGCTTCCTTGGTTTGATCTTGTTCTGGCAGATATCGGGGATCACCAGGTAGTACTTTATCTTGTTTATGGAGACAAAGTCTCTAGTGTGTTCTGGTGAAGCTGTTTGGTTTTATTCTGAAACTCTTGTTTTTGGATTGAAGTCATTGGAGCAAAATCTCTCCACCTTCAGTGGGCACATCTTACGTATCTGTAAAATACTGGAAGTGACCTCCAAACAATCACTTGTTCTCATTGATGAAATTGGGAATGGGACTGATCCTTCAGAAGGCGTGGCTCTTTCGGCCAGCATCTTGCAGT from Macadamia integrifolia cultivar HAES 741 chromosome 11, SCU_Mint_v3, whole genome shotgun sequence encodes the following:
- the LOC122093294 gene encoding allantoinase, producing the protein MRERAGMDFLQGRVLPLLSLLASFLFLYLKTSSKLSTSDCSLIPYDRYWISSKRIVTPNGIISGAVEVMGGNIVSVVKTEDLKGIVGSTQVVDYGEAIVMPGLVDVHAHLDEPGRAEWEGFSTGTKAAAAGGITTLIDMPLNSYPSTVSEEALRLKVEASEDKLYVDVGFWGGLVPENAFNTSALEGLLNAGVLGLKSFMCPSGINDFPMTNISHIKEGLHVLAKYKRPLLVHAEVQVDTQSHAELKDGIGDARSYLTYLRTRPPSWEEAAIRELLTVTKDTRTGWPAEGAHLHIVHLSDASSSLDLIKEAKSSGDSLTVETCPHYLAFSAEEIQDGDTRFKCAPPIRDANNKEKLWEALLGGHIDMLSSDHSPSVPELKLLHEGDFLKAWGGISSLQFVLPVTWSYGKKYGISFEQLASLWSERPAKLAGLEFKGAIATGNHADIVVWEPDAEFELDENHAAYHKHPSISAYMGRRLSGSVLATFVRGNLVYSERKHATTACGVPILAK
- the LOC122093295 gene encoding endonuclease MutS2, whose amino-acid sequence is MELCNCFISINKRPPNFFHTVVRGSIRSSASTSNGHETTRVKLAEELQRETERTLEWQSVCLQVSNFTSTSMGLTIARNGNLPFGRSREESQKLLNQTTAALLLPRPLNFSGIEDISDIVSSSVLRQLRTINELCAVKSTLRSARELYLQLKELSLDGDSIDRYSPLLEILDNCDFVTDLEQKIGFCIDCNLSVILDRASEDLEIIRLERKRNMENLESLLKEVSTKIFQAGGIDTPLVTKRRSRMCVGVRASHKFLLQDGVVLDISSSGATYFMEPRDAVELNNMEVRLSSSENDEKLAIISLLTSEIAESERKIKYLLERILEVDFAFARASYAQWMNGVCPILGPEGSNGSQPNKTENSLSVDIEGIQHPLLLESSLRSLSTDPVLESGSSIGLDRGNRAIDPGRLSEGGSDFPVPIDIKVRHTVKVVVISGPNTGGKTASMKTLGLASLMSKAGMYLPAKNYPRLPWFDLVLADIGDHQSLEQNLSTFSGHILRICKILEVTSKQSLVLIDEIGNGTDPSEGVALSASILQYLKDRVNLAVVTTHYADLSSLKDKDPQFENAAMEFCLETLKPTYHLLWGSKGDSNALSIAKSIGFDQKVLDRAQKWLERLEPNNQTERKALLYQSLLKDRSMLEARARRAASLHSEIMELYHEIQGEAEDLDRRLVALKAKETLKVRHDVKAAKSQIDAVVQNFENQLRSASPDQFNILTRKSEATIASIVEDHCRSNGFAIEETNCSSYMPQIGEQVHVMGLGDKLATVVEAPGDDGTILVQYGKMRVRVKQNSIKAPPSRETASSATRRKRQGQPRRIHKETAAEANKGEEFSYGPVVQTSKNTLDLRGMRVDEASRNLNMAIAASRSRTVLFVIHGMGTGVVKEQTLEILRNHPRIAKFEQESPMNYGCTIAYIK